AACAGATTGTGCTGAGTAGAAAGGTCCGGCGACGTGCGGGGCGTGACGCTGAAACAAGTTCTGTTCTTCATTGTACTGTTAACGACCCTTTTCGCCGTACATCATTGGTTAACGCGGTAACACCCTGGTGCGGTGGCTGCAAAAAGGAGCGCGGCAATGGATGGATTCACCACAAAACAGGTTTTGTTCTTCGTGGGTCTGTTCGCGCTCCTGCTGGTGATGCAGGCGTTTGCCCACTGATTGGGGACGCTCCAACGCGCATCTGACCGATAAACGAAGAATCGCCTGGCCGCTTCACACGAGCCAGGCGATTCTATTTCTGGTGCGTCAAATTCCCGCTTTTTTTCGCAGCGCGGCGGCCTGGTCCTTCAGTTCCCATCGGAAGCCTTGGTCTTCGCGGCCGAAGTGGCCGTAGGCGACGGTGTTGCGGTAGATCGGCTTCTTGAGGTCCAACAACTTGATGATGCTCGCCGGGCGGCAATCGAAGTGCTCCATCAAAATATCGCTGATTCTATCTTCGTCAATCTTTGCGGTGCCGAACGTGTTGACGTTGATCGATACCGGCTTGGCGACGCCGATGGCGTACGCGAGCTGAATTTCGCACCGGTCCGCCAGCCCCGCCGCGACGACGTTCTTCGCAATGTAGCGCGCCATGTACGCCGCCGAGCGATCAACCTTTGACGGGTCCTTGCCACTGAATGCTCCGCCACCGTGCCGTCCCATGCCGCCGTAGGTGTCGACGATAATCTTGCGTCCGGTGAGGCCGCTGTCGCCCACGGGGCCGCCAACGACGAACCGGCCGGTGGGATTAATGTGGTAATTGATCTTGCCTTTGACGAGCTTTTTGGGCAGGAGCGGTTCGATGACCTTCTTGATAATTGCCTCGCGGATGACCTTCTGCGACACCGAGGCCGAATGCTGGTTCGAAACGACAATCGTGTCGATTCGGACCGGCTTGTCGTCGATGTACTCGACGGTCACCTGCGTCTTACCGTCCGGTTGCAGCCACGGGAGCCTCTTCTTCTTGCGCATCTCCGACAGCTTCTGGCCGATTTTGTGGGCAAGCGAAATGGGGAGCGGCATCAACTCGGGCGTCTCGCTCGTGGCATAGCCGAACATCATCCCCTGGTCGCCAGCACCCTGCTCGTGCGAACTGGTCGCGGTTACGCCTTGGGAGATATCCGGGGACTGCTTGTCCAGATTAACGATGACGCCACAGGAATTACCGTCGTAACCGGAGTCGCCTCCGACGTACCCGATATCCGTGATAGCCTTGCGAACGACAGCGGGGATATCGACGACGGCTTTCGAAGTGATTTCGCCGGCGACGACACAGATGCCAGTGTTGACAAGTGTCTCACACGCGACGCGACTGTTCGGATCCTGCTCCAACATCGCATCCAGAACTGCATCGGACACCGCATCCGCGACCTTGTCCGGGTGTCCCTCAGTCACAGATTCGGAGGTGAATAAAATTTTACGCCCCATTGTGTAGATAGCCCCTTATAGGTGGGTTGGAATTAGTCTTCTGTCTTGCCCATTTGACCGGCCAAGGCACCAGCGTCAAGCCGGAATCCCGGGCCCATCGTGCTGCTGATGGTGCATGACCTAAGGTAGGTGCCTTTACACGCGG
This genomic window from Candidatus Hydrogenedentota bacterium contains:
- a CDS encoding methionine adenosyltransferase, which translates into the protein MGRKILFTSESVTEGHPDKVADAVSDAVLDAMLEQDPNSRVACETLVNTGICVVAGEITSKAVVDIPAVVRKAITDIGYVGGDSGYDGNSCGVIVNLDKQSPDISQGVTATSSHEQGAGDQGMMFGYATSETPELMPLPISLAHKIGQKLSEMRKKKRLPWLQPDGKTQVTVEYIDDKPVRIDTIVVSNQHSASVSQKVIREAIIKKVIEPLLPKKLVKGKINYHINPTGRFVVGGPVGDSGLTGRKIIVDTYGGMGRHGGGAFSGKDPSKVDRSAAYMARYIAKNVVAAGLADRCEIQLAYAIGVAKPVSINVNTFGTAKIDEDRISDILMEHFDCRPASIIKLLDLKKPIYRNTVAYGHFGREDQGFRWELKDQAAALRKKAGI